From a region of the Theobroma cacao cultivar B97-61/B2 chromosome 8, Criollo_cocoa_genome_V2, whole genome shotgun sequence genome:
- the LOC18591551 gene encoding gibberellin-regulated protein 11 has product MAISKTLLASLLIVSLFVLGFAESDPTVITNMVENALTDDKIDCDGACDVRCKLSSRPNLCKRACGTCCDRCNCVPPGTSGNYDACPCYRDMTTHGGKHKCP; this is encoded by the exons ATGGCCATCTCCAAGACTCTTCTGGCTTCCCTTCTCATAGTTTCTCTTTTTGTACTTGGCTTTGCTGAGTCTGATCCAACG GTGATCACGAACATGGTAGAGAATGCTCTGACTGATGACAAAATAG ATTGTGATGGAGCTTGTGACGTGAGATGCAAACTATCGTCGAGGCCGAACCTTTGCAAGAGGGCGTGTGGGACATGCTGTGACCGATGCAACTGCGTTCCTCCTGGCACCTCCGGTAACTATGATGCGTGTCCATGCTACCGAGACATGACCACCCACGGCGGCAAACACAAGTGCCCTTAG
- the LOC18591552 gene encoding gibberellin-regulated protein 1 codes for MAMSKALIASLLVSLLLIQLVEADQLVTDTSKETSPPEKIDCGGACAARCRLASRQHMCKRACGTCCARCNCVPPGTAGNQEMCPCYASLTTHGGRRKCP; via the exons ATGGCCATGTCTAAGGCTTTGATTGCCTCACTTCTCGTCTCTCTCCTCCTTATTCAACTGGTTGAAGCTGATCAACTG GTGACGGATACAAGCAAGGAAACAAGTCCCCCAGAAAAAATTG ACTGCGGTGGAGCTTGCGCAGCCAGGTGCCGATTAGCCTCCAGGCAACACATGTGCAAGAGGGCATGCGGGACATGTTGCGCACGCTGCAACTGTGTTCCTCCAGGAACTGCCGGAAACCAAGAAATGTGCCCCTGCTATGCTAGCTTGACTACCCACGGTGGCAGACGCAAGTGCCCTTGA
- the LOC18591553 gene encoding putative ER lumen protein-retaining receptor C28H8.4 — translation MKASKNPIHAVSRWIRRQPPKMKVFLAVLSVIAALVFLKMVVEDNDNLFVAAETVHALGTCVLIYKLSKEKTCAGLSLKSQELTALFLAVRLYCSFVMEYDIHTLLDSATLGTTLWVIYMIRFNLRSSYMSDKDNFGIYYVVIPCAVLSMFIHPSTSHHWFNRICWAFCVYLEAISVLPQLRVMQNIEIVEPFTAHYVFALGVARFLSCAHWVIQVFDTQGRLLTALGYGLWPFMVLLSEIVQTFILADFCYYYVKSLIGGQLVVRLPSGVV, via the exons ATGAAGGCATCCAAGAACCCGATCCACGCGGTGTCTAGATGGATACGGCGACAACCACCGAAGATGAAGGTGTTTTTAGCGGTTCTATCGGTGATAGCGGCACTTGTGTTCTTGAAAATGGTCGTGGAAGATAACGACAACCTCTTTGTTGCTGCCGAGACTGTTCATGCCTTGGGCACCTGTGTCCTTATCTACAAGCTTTCCAAAGAGAAAACTTGTGCTG GTCTTTCACTTAAATCGCAGGAACTAACAGCTTTGTTTTTGGCTGTTAGACTGTATTGCAGTTTTGTCATGGAATATGACATACATACTCTACTTGATTCAGCAACATTAGGGACAACCCTTTGGGTTATTTATATGATTCGTTTTAATCTGAGGTCTAGTTATATGAGTGACAAAGACAACTTTGGAATCTACTATGTA GTGATACCATGTGCTGTTTTGTCAATGTTTATTCATCCATCAACAAGTCATCATTGGTTCAACAGGATTTGCTGGGCTTTCTGTGTTTACCTTGAAGCCATTTCAGTTCTGCCTCAGCTAAGGGTCATGCAGAACATAGAG ATAGTTGAACCATTTACAGCACATTATGTGTTTGCACTGGGAGTTGCAAGGTTCTTGAGTTGTGCACATTGGGTCATCCAG GTATTCGACACTCAAGGACGCTTATTGACAGCTTTGGGCTATGGGTTATGGCCTTTTATGGTCCTGCTTTCTGAGATTGTCCAGACTTTCATTTTGGCAGATTTTTGCTACTATTATGTCAAGAG CCTCATCGGTGGACAACTTGTTGTACGACTCCCCTCTGGTGTGGTGTAA
- the LOC18591554 gene encoding probable alkaline/neutral invertase B — protein MCPLGIDVSQTGNVKTLESAGTIFEIEDSDILRISERPRAINVERNRSFEERPSSELSITSPRHSLKILTDHLEGLSPHGRRSGFNTPRSYTYFEAHAMVAEAWENLRRSIVFYRRQPVGTIAAIDHSVEELNYDQVFVRDFVPSALAFLMNGEEEIVKNFLLKTLHLQSWEKRIDRFKLGEGVMPASFKVIHNPVRNSEILMADFGESAIGRVAPVDSGFWWIILLRAYTKHTGDSSLAEMPDCQRGMRLILSLCLSEGFDTFPTLLCADGCCMIDRRMGVYGYPIEIQALFFMALRCALLLLKPDQEGKEFMERIVKRLHALSYHMRSYFWLDLKQLNDIYRYKTEEYSHTAVNKFNVMPDSLPDWVFDFMPIRGGYFIGNVSPAKMDFRWFCLGNCVAILSSLATPEQAAAIMDLIESRWEELVGEMPLKICYPALESHEWRIVTGCDPKNTRWSYHNGGSWPVLLWLLTAACIKTGRPQIARRAIELAETRLSKDHWPEYYDGKLGRYIGKQARKFQTWSIAGYLVAKMMLEDPSHLGMISLEEDKQMKPLMKRSTSWTC, from the exons ATGTGTCCACTAGGCATAGATGTCTCTCAAACTGGAAATGTCAAGACGTTGGAGTCAGCGGGAACCATTTTTGAGATTGAAGATTCTGATATCCTCAGGATTTCGGAAAGACCCAGAGCTATAAATGTAGAGAGGAATAGATCCTTTGAGGAAAGGCCTTCAAGTGAATTGTCAATTACCTCACCCCGCCATTCGCTCAAAATATTAACAGACCACCTTGAAGGTCTATCTCCGCATGGTAGAAGGTCTGGGTTTAACACACCTAGATCATATACTTACTTTGAGGCTCATGCCATGGTAGCTGAGGCATGGGAGAATTTGAGGCGCTCGATTGTTTTCTACCGCAGACAACCAGTTGGTACTATTGCTGCAATAGACCATTCTGTGGAAGAGCTTAATTATGATCAG GTTTTTGTCAGAGATTTTGTTCCAAGTGCCTTGGCGTTTTTGATGAACGGGGAGGAAGAAATAGTCaagaattttcttttgaaaactcTTCACTTACAGTCATGGGAGAAAAGGATAGACCGGTTCAAGCTAGGAGAGGGAGTGATGCCAGCAAGTTTCAAAGTAATCCACAATCCGGTAAGGAACAGTGAAATCTTAATGGCAGACTTTGGTGAGAGCGCAATAGGGAGAGTTGCTCCGGTTGATTCTGGATTTTGGTGGATTATTTTGCTTCGTGCATATACAAAGCATACAGGAGATTCTTCCTTGGCCGAAATGCCTGATTGTCAAAGGGGCATGCGCCTCATTTTGAGTTTGTGTCTCTCAGAAGGCTTTGACACATTCCCGACTCTGCTCTGTGCTGATGGATGCTGCATGATTGACCGCAGAATG GGGGTATATGGTTATCCTATTGAGATTCAAGCGCTGTTCTTCATGGCGCTAAGATGTGCTTTGCTTTTACTAAAACCAGACCAGGAAGGCAAAGAATTCATGGAACGTATAGTTAAACGCCTCCATGCCTTAAGCTATCACATGAGGAGTTATTTTTGGCTGGATTTGAAGCAGCTAAATGACATATACCGCTATAAAACAGAGGAATACTCTCACACTGCAGTCAACAAGTTCAATGTGATGCCTGATTCGCTGCCAGACTGGGTGTTTGATTTCATGCCAATTCGGGGTGGTTATTTCATTGGAAATGTCAGCCCTGCAAAGATGGATTTCCGCTGGTTTTGCTTAGGAAATTGCGTGGCGATTCTGTCATCTTTGGCAACTCCAGAGCAAGCTGCAGCCATAATGGATCTTATCGAATCACGCTGGGAAGAATTGGTTGGAGAAATGCCgttaaaaatatgttatccAGCTCTGGAGAGCCATGAATGGCGAATTGTCACAGGTTGCGACCCCAAGAATACCAGGTGGAGTTATCACAACGGAGGATCTTGGCCTG TCCTTCTATGGCTCCTCACAGCGGCTTGTATCAAGACTGGGCGCCCACAAATTGCCAGACGTGCCATAGAACTTGCTGAAACCCGGTTGTCGAAGGACCACTGGCCCGAGTACTATGATGGAAAGCTTGGCCGATACATTGGGAAGCAGGCTCGTAAATTCCAGACTTGGTCCATTGCTGGGTACTTGGTAGCCAAAATGATGCTTGAGGATCCATCTCATCTCGGTATGATATCGCTGGAGGAAGACAAACAGATGAAGCCCCTCATGAAAAGATCTACTTCCTGGACTTGTTGA